The segment ATCACTGACGTTATTTATCCGACCGGTTAACACCGGCTGAACCAGCTATCCGAGGTTTTCATGTATCACATCGTTGCATCCGATCTGGATGGCACGCTGCTCTCTCCCGAACATCGCCTGACCCCTTTTGCGCGTGAAACGCTGCAGCAGCTGGTCGCGAAACAGATTCACTTTATTTTCGCCACCGGTCGTCACCATATCGATGTGGGCCAGATGCGCGACAGCCTGGCGATTCCGGCCTATATGATCACCTCAAACGGCGCACGCGTACACAACGCCCGCGGTGAGCTGGTGTTCAGCCACAATCTGGATGAGGATATCGCCAGCGATCTGTTCGGCCTGCAATATCATCACAGCGATATCCTGACGCACGTTTATCGCGACGATGAGTGGTTTGTCAGCCGTTCCAGCCCGGCTGAGCAGGACTATTTCCGCGAGTCGGTGTTTAATTATCAGGTCTATGAGCCGGGTCTGCTGCCCACCGATAACATCAGCAAGGTCTTTTTCACCTGTGAAAATCCTGAGCATCTGATCCCGATGGAGCAGGCTATTGAAGCGCGCTGGGGCGACCGGGTGAATGTCAGCTTCTCGCTGCCGACCTGTCTGGAAGTGATGGCGGGCGGCGTGTCGAAAGGCCATGCGCTGGAAGCGGTCGCGAAACAGCTGGGCCACTCGCTGGAAAATTGCATCGCCTTTGGCGATGGCATGAATGACGTGGAAATGCTGAGCATGGCCGGAAAGGGCTATATCATGCAGAACGCGCATCAGCGGCTGAAAGATACGTTGCCGGAGCTGGATGTGATTGGTTCCAATGCCGATGACGCGGTGCCGCAGACGCTGCGCACGCTCTATCTGGCTTAAGTTTTCTGCATAAAAAAGGGCCGGTTATCCGACCCTTTTTTTATTGCCTTCAGGCAGGGTGCTTTTTGTGTTTGTGCTCGCTGACCATGGTCAGCAGCAGCAGGACAACCGCCAGCACGCAGCCAGCAATCATCACCATAAAGCCGCCGTCCCAGCCGAAGTAGTCGACGGTATAGCCCACGATGGCGCTGGCGGCGACAGAGCCGCCCAGATAACCGAACAGGCCGGTGAAGCCTGCCGCCGTCCCTGCGGCTTTTTTCGGTGCCAGCTCCAGCGCATGCAGGCCGATCAGCATTACCGGGCCGTAGATCAGGAAGCCAATCACGATCATGCAGGTCATATCGACCCCGGGATTGCCCGCCGGATTGAGCCAGTAGATCACGGTCGCGATGGTCACCAGCGTCATAAAGAAGACCCCGGTCGCGCCACGGTTGCCGCGAAAGACTTTATCTGACATCCAGCCGCAGAGCAGCGTCCCCGGAATCCCCGCATATTCATACAGGAAGTAGGCCCACGAGGACTTATCCAGCGTGAAGTGTTTCACCTCGCGCAGGTAGGTCGGCGACCAGTCGAGGATGCCGTAACGCAGCAGATAGACAAACACGTTGGCCAGCGCGATGTACCACAGCAGCTTATTCGGCAGCACATATTTCATGAAGATCTGTTTGGCCGTCAGCTCCTCTTCGTGGCTGGCGTCATAGTCGGGTGGATAGTCGTTTTTGTACGCCTCAATCGGGGGCAGACCGCAGGATTGCGGGGTATCGCGCATCAGCGCAAAGGCCAGAATCGCAATCGCAATGGCACCGAAGGCAGGCATATAGAGTGCCGCTTTCCAGTCGTTGAACCACGCCATCCCGAGCAGGAACAGCAGCGGCGGAATACCGCCGCCCACGTTATGCGCACAGTTCCAGACCGAGACGATTCTGCCGCGCTCCTTCTGCGACCACCAGTGCACCATGGTGCGTCCGCAGGGCGGCCAGCCCATGCCCTGGAACCAGCCACAGATAAACAGCAGCACGAACATCACCATGATGCTGGAGGTGGCCCAGGGAACGAACCCCATGATCAGCATCACGGCGGCGGCCAGAATCAGACCGGCCGGTAAAAAGACGCGCGGATTCGAGCGGTCAGAGACGGATCCCATGATGAACTTAGAGAAGCCGTAGGCAATGGAAATGCCCGACAGGGCAAAGCCCAGGTCGCCGCGTGAAAAACCCTGCTCGACCAGATAGGGCATGGCGAGCGCAAAGTTTTTCCTGACCAGATAGTAGGCCGCATAACCAAAAAAAATCCCGATGAAAATTTGCCAGCGCAGACGACGGTAGAGAGGATCGATGCGATCCTCCGCCACCTGCGGCTGACGTGGTGCAGGTTTAAAAATACTCAGCATTAGTGAGGCCCTCCAGGGCACATTATGGTTTTAATTCCCAGCAGGTTGGGGCAGGACGTGGACAGAATAAAATGGACAAAAGATGTTCCATTTCGCGCAAAGAATAGTGTCAGTTGCACAACGTTACTGTGATGAATGACACATTTGTTACAGTTTTATTACAGGTGAGAGCGAAAATGATCACGAGATGGATCATTTCGCGCATTTTGTCTGGCTGAAAACCGATTCCGGCGACAGTTATGTCAGGACGTGTAAATAGCCGCAGAAACGGCTGTTCCGGTCGCCTGGTTTATAACCGGATGTCAACCAGATTTTGCAGCCTCGCGGCGACACATTGTTTACACTGACGGCCTGTTCATTTCGGGATTGTTACCGTGTTCTTACTGATCATTACCACTATTCTGTGGGCCTTTTCGTTCAGCCTGATTGGCGAATACCTCGCCGGTCAGGTGGACAGCTGGTTCTCTGTGCTGATGCGACTGGCGCTCGCTGCGCTGGTGTTTTTACCCTTTCTGCGCTGGCGCGGCTATCGGCCGTCAACGCTGCTGCTTTACATGCTGGTGGGGATGCTGCAGCTGGGCGTGATGTACCTGCTGAGTTTCGAAGCCTATCTCTACCTCAGCGTGTCGGAGTTCCTGCTGTTTACGGTGATGACGCCGCTCTATGTGACGCTGATTTATGACCTGATTAGTCGTCGTCCATTGCGCATCGGCTACATCTTCAGTGCGCTGCTGGCGGTGGCCGGGGCGGCGATTATCCGCTATGACAAAGTCAGCGATCATTTCTGGTTTGGTCTGCTGCTCGTGCAGCTCGCCAACATCTGCTTCGCGGCGGGAATGGTGGGGTATAAGCGTCTGCAGGAGACCCGGCCTATGCCGCAGCACACCGCCTTCTCCTGGTTTTATCTGGGCGCGGTCGCGATCGCGGTGCTCGCCTGGTCCGCCTGGGGTAATCCACAGAAATTGCCGACTACCTCGCTGCAGTGGGGCATTCTGGTCTGGCTGGGCGTGGCGGCGTCCGGGCTTGGCTATTTTATGTGGAACTACGGGGCGACGCAGGTCGATGCCGGCACGCTGGGCATCATGAACAATATGCACGTTCCCGCCGGACTGCTGGTCAATCTGGCTATCTGGCAGGAGAAACCGCACTGGCCGAGCTTTATTGCAGGCGCGCTGGTGATCGTCGCCTCGCTGTGGGTGCATAAGCGCTGGGTGGTGGGGCGGCGCGATCGATAACCCGCTGATAGCAATGCTGAACCGGCGGGCTGATGCCGGTTCAGCCCGCCGGACTGACGTAGTTGCATCGTAAAGTACCGCCATCTTTTTTCGTCGTCCGGGCTATCCTGGCCCGGACACTTCGCCGTTCAGGCGCGTCACCCCTGAAGCGTTAACGACTTCTTCGTGCTTATTGGTTCAGGCAGAGGAATGGGCGATAGCCATGAAGTTAATAGGGTTAATTGCCTGTAGAACTAGTCTGGCTGGCTGCAAGGGATTCGTGTCTTGCTTAATCCCCCATCAGAAACTGAATACTATCTGCCAGCCCAGGCTCACACGACAGGTTAGTCATCGATCGATAGCATACCAACAGGAACCAGAACCGTTTTACGCCAGGCTCCTGATGAGTATTGCGTCAGACAATCAGAGTGCATACCGGGTGTGCTGATCAACAAAGGCTAAGCAGAAAAACGTTTGCCACCGTGTTCAAACCTGAATGTTTGAACACGGTAACGTGCTGGCCCGCGAGGGAGAAAACCTCGCGAATAAGGTAAATAAACCGACGGTGAAGGCATTGGAATGGATGGATGTCCAGCTCAGGACATCGCCCGCTCTTTCCGACCGTATGGCACGTGATCAGGCAGGCTTCTCGCTCTTAGGGCGCTGAATCATCGTCAGCCCTTTCAGGAAGTTACGCAGAATCTGATCGCCGCATTCGCGGTAGTTTTTATGGTCAGGCTTGCGGAAAATCGCGCCGACTTCGGCCTGCGAAACCGTAAAGTTCGCGCGCTTCAGCACCTCAGGAATGTCGGTGGTTTTCAGATCGAAAGCGATGCGCAGCTTCTTCATGAAGATGTTGTTGGTCATTTTGCGCTCAATCGATGGCGCAGGCGCATCTTCACTTTTACCGCGACGGTAGAAGATCAGGCCATTCAGGAAATACCCCATCAGCACGTCGGGGCAGGGGCGAAACGCGGCGTCGTCCTCTTTTTTCAGCCATGCCTGAATATCTGTCTGCGGCACGTCGCACTCTGCCAGCGCAAAAATTTCCACCATTTTCGCATCGCTCAGGTTAAGCATGTAGCGCACGCTGCGCAGAATATCGTTGTTAGTCATGGTGAAATCTTCTCATGGTCGGTCGACAGGCTGCGCATTATAGGGGATTTTGTCCGCGCCCGCGCAGGTTTGTGCCGATCGGCTTAACGCTGCAGCACGGCGCCCGGTCGCGCGGCATCGCGCACAAAGGGCAGATGCTCACAGGCGTGCTGGCGGGCAAAGCGGATAAAGGCTTCCAGCACCGGCTGGCGCTGTTCGCCGTCGCGCACTGCGGCATAGAGGCGGCTCCAGAGACCCTCGCCCAGCGTGCGGGTCACGACCAGCCCCTGCTTCTCAAAGCTCTCGACCACCCAGTGCGGCAGCGCGGCAATGCCCATACGCGCGGAAACCATCTGAATCATCAGCAGCGTGTTATCCACATTTTTCAGCGCCGGGCTGACGCCAGCAGGCTGCAGGAAGTGACGCCAGATATCCAGACGCTGACGCTGGACCGGGTAGATCATCAGGACCTCATCGGCCAGATCTTCCGGTGAGATCTGCTCCAGCTGCGCCAGCGGATGATCCGTTGCCAGCACCAGCCGCACCTCAAAATCAAACATCGGCGAGTAGAACAGACCCGAGCGTGCCAGGATATCGGAGGTCAGTACCACATCCAGCTCACCCTGTTGCAGCGCGGGCTGAGGATCAAAGGTCACGCCCGATTTGAAATCCATCACCACCTGCGGCCAGCTCTGACGGAATTTATCCAGCGCCGGGGTCAGCCACTGAATGCAGCTGTGGCACTCGATAGCGACCCGCAGCGTGGTCTGATGCGGCTCGTCGCAGGCCTGGAGTGCCTGCTGGATCTGTGGCAGCACCTGCTCCGCCAGTTGCAGCAGAATATCCCCCTGCGGGGTAAAACGCAGGGGCTGACTTTTACGCACAAACAGGCGGAATCCCAGACGCTGCTCCAGATCGCTGAACTGGTGAGACAACGCCGATTGCGTCTGATGGAGCTGGGCCGCTGCCGCAGCCAGCGATCCCGTATTGCGCAGAGCCTGAAGCGTCCGCAGGTGCTTGAGTTCGATCATGAGTGTCCTTCACATCGAAAATGAACATATTGCGCTTGAGCAACATACAGTACCCGCAGAGTATAGCAGTGTAAACATCTGGACGGCTAAACATCGTTGACTGCCCGGTTAAAGCAACGTGAACCTTTCTCTGGAGACTGGCACATGACTATCCTCAATCATACCCTCGGTTTTCCCCGTATTGGCCTGCATCGTGAACTGAAAAAAGCCCTGGAGCGTTACTGGGCGGGCGACAGCACCCAGGCGGCGCTTCTGGCGACGGGACGCGAGCTGCGCGCTCGTCACTGGCAGCAACAGAAAGAAGCTGGCGTCGATCTGCTGCCGGTGGGGGATTTCGCCTGGTATGATCATGTGCTGACCACCAGCCTGATGCTGGGCAATGTGCCTGAACGCCATCAGAACCCGGCGGGCACGATTGACCTCGACACGCTGTTCCGCCTCGGCCGGGGACGCGCCCCCTCCGGCGAACCCGTCGCGGCGGCCGAGATGACCAAATGGTTTAACACCAACTATCACTATCTGGTGCCGGAATTCAGCCGGGATCAGACCTTTAAGCTGAGCTGGACGCAGCTGCTGGATGAGGTGGATGAGGCACTGGCGCTGGGGCATAACATCAAGCCGGTGCTGCTGGGCCCGGTGACCTATCTGTGGCTGGGCAAGGTCAAAGGCGCGCCGTTTGAGCGTCTGTCGCTGCTGACGGCGATCCTGCCCGTCTATCAGCAGCTGCTGGCGGAACTGGCTAAGCGTGGCATTGAGTGGGTCCAGATTGATGAACCGGCACTGGCCCTTGAGCTGCCGCAGGCGTGGCGCGACGCTTTTCAACCGGCCTATGACGCCCTGCAGGGTCACTGCAGGCTGCTGCTGACCACCTATTTTGACAGCATCGGGCAGAACCTTGAGG is part of the Pantoea sp. Ep11b genome and harbors:
- the metR gene encoding HTH-type transcriptional regulator MetR, giving the protein MIELKHLRTLQALRNTGSLAAAAAQLHQTQSALSHQFSDLEQRLGFRLFVRKSQPLRFTPQGDILLQLAEQVLPQIQQALQACDEPHQTTLRVAIECHSCIQWLTPALDKFRQSWPQVVMDFKSGVTFDPQPALQQGELDVVLTSDILARSGLFYSPMFDFEVRLVLATDHPLAQLEQISPEDLADEVLMIYPVQRQRLDIWRHFLQPAGVSPALKNVDNTLLMIQMVSARMGIAALPHWVVESFEKQGLVVTRTLGEGLWSRLYAAVRDGEQRQPVLEAFIRFARQHACEHLPFVRDAARPGAVLQR
- the yigL gene encoding sugar/pyridoxal phosphate phosphatase YigL; this translates as MYHIVASDLDGTLLSPEHRLTPFARETLQQLVAKQIHFIFATGRHHIDVGQMRDSLAIPAYMITSNGARVHNARGELVFSHNLDEDIASDLFGLQYHHSDILTHVYRDDEWFVSRSSPAEQDYFRESVFNYQVYEPGLLPTDNISKVFFTCENPEHLIPMEQAIEARWGDRVNVSFSLPTCLEVMAGGVSKGHALEAVAKQLGHSLENCIAFGDGMNDVEMLSMAGKGYIMQNAHQRLKDTLPELDVIGSNADDAVPQTLRTLYLA
- the glpT gene encoding glycerol-3-phosphate transporter gives rise to the protein MLSIFKPAPRQPQVAEDRIDPLYRRLRWQIFIGIFFGYAAYYLVRKNFALAMPYLVEQGFSRGDLGFALSGISIAYGFSKFIMGSVSDRSNPRVFLPAGLILAAAVMLIMGFVPWATSSIMVMFVLLFICGWFQGMGWPPCGRTMVHWWSQKERGRIVSVWNCAHNVGGGIPPLLFLLGMAWFNDWKAALYMPAFGAIAIAILAFALMRDTPQSCGLPPIEAYKNDYPPDYDASHEEELTAKQIFMKYVLPNKLLWYIALANVFVYLLRYGILDWSPTYLREVKHFTLDKSSWAYFLYEYAGIPGTLLCGWMSDKVFRGNRGATGVFFMTLVTIATVIYWLNPAGNPGVDMTCMIVIGFLIYGPVMLIGLHALELAPKKAAGTAAGFTGLFGYLGGSVAASAIVGYTVDYFGWDGGFMVMIAGCVLAVVLLLLTMVSEHKHKKHPA
- a CDS encoding carboxylate/amino acid/amine transporter — protein: MFLLIITTILWAFSFSLIGEYLAGQVDSWFSVLMRLALAALVFLPFLRWRGYRPSTLLLYMLVGMLQLGVMYLLSFEAYLYLSVSEFLLFTVMTPLYVTLIYDLISRRPLRIGYIFSALLAVAGAAIIRYDKVSDHFWFGLLLVQLANICFAAGMVGYKRLQETRPMPQHTAFSWFYLGAVAIAVLAWSAWGNPQKLPTTSLQWGILVWLGVAASGLGYFMWNYGATQVDAGTLGIMNNMHVPAGLLVNLAIWQEKPHWPSFIAGALVIVASLWVHKRWVVGRRDR
- a CDS encoding DUF1456 family protein; translated protein: MTNNDILRSVRYMLNLSDAKMVEIFALAECDVPQTDIQAWLKKEDDAAFRPCPDVLMGYFLNGLIFYRRGKSEDAPAPSIERKMTNNIFMKKLRIAFDLKTTDIPEVLKRANFTVSQAEVGAIFRKPDHKNYRECGDQILRNFLKGLTMIQRPKSEKPA